In Saccopteryx leptura isolate mSacLep1 chromosome 13, mSacLep1_pri_phased_curated, whole genome shotgun sequence, the DNA window GCGTCCTACATTTCATTTGTTCAATGCTCTTCTTTGCTTCTCACAGGTGGAATCTTGGAGCTTCTCCAGCCTGCACTTTTCCTCCATGCAACTAATGGACTCCCAGTGCTCTCCCTTGAGGATGGGGTAAGTGGAAAGAAACCACAGAAAggtaagaggaggaggagatgccCTCTTTTCCCCATGCAGCTGTGTGTTGTGAGGTAAACACCTGTTCGCAGGATCTGCTCTGATAAGGTGTTGAAATGAGAACATTCAGGAGGCTGTGACACTGTTCTGTCTGGTACAGAAATGTGTGTGAACGTATCTGTTACCATCttactcttttcttccttttttttttttttttttagtaggagATAgatagaaacacagagagagacaaagagagagaaagactagaaggaagagcgatgagaagcatcagctcatagttgcagcaccttagttgttcattgattgctttctcatacgtgccttgacccggggcgggggctccagctgagcaagtgaccccttgctcaagccagcaacctttgggctccagccagcaaccatgggatcatgtctctgaTCTCCTGCTCAGAGACAAGCatgcaaccttgcactcaagctggtgtgccttcACTTGAGCTCAAgacggcaacctcggggttttgaacctgggtcctcagagtcccaggatgatgctctatccactgtgctgccactggACAGGCTACCATCATATTCTGTGTTCAGTTACAGAATTGTCCTTTTAAGTGTTATCTGTCAGAGGAGTTGGTTGAGTCATCTACACTGTAGCACTCATTGCTTTGTCCTGTGAAAGGAAGCATAAcctccttttaaaaatctataattgGGTACTTGAGACTATACTTGATAATTTATTGCCCTGGTAGCAATATTTTAATTGATGTTTCTATACTTCTAAAAGGTATAATGTTTGTATGGCTTCTTGGCAAGCCTGAGGAAGGTGGGAGCAGATGCCCTCAGGGTCTCGGCCACCTGTGTCCCTAAAAGCTGCAGATGTCATTTCCAGCCCACTGACAACCTCCCACTTTGAGTGCctgcatctctctcttctctgccggGGGCTTCTCCAGCACCCAGGGCACTTCCTACACAGCCAGCTGGTATAACTAGGAAGTGTCACCCATCAGGGATGGGAACTGAGGGGCAAATGCCATCTCCCTCCTGGGGACAGTTCTGTGGCTTATTGCCACGTAACCTCAGGAGGCCTTGAACGGGGCTGAGCCTCTGGAGCCCACAGCAGTATCCTGCTCATTGATACCCATGttgttttcctctccctcccccgtgTCACTGTCCCTCCTTCCTCACGCCGCCCTGAGATCCAGTCTCACATAAACCGCCTTTTGTTCAGGTCCTCATCTTAGCATCTGCTTTTGGGGAacgcaaaacaaacaaaaacgatcactggtccttccttcctctcccccagtgGATGAAGCTATAATAGAACTCATCTTTGTTTTGGATTCCTTATTCCGACAAAGAGTTTGTGAGCCCTTGTCCAATAGGAATTAACTGTGGGAACTGGGAAACTGGCAGCACTGTCTGAGCATCCACTGGGTAGCGGGCAGGAGGTGGGCTAGCAACTTACGCTCTGGTCCTCATCGTCGCTCTTCATGTGCTGGGCGATGAAGCTGACGCCCTCTAAGGCCTCCTGCACGTCCTGCTGGAACCTCCCAGAAGACCTCAGCCGGAAATCCCGGGGGATCCCCACCAAGTTGGAGCTGGCGGGAGACTTGGGAGCCGCGGAGGCAGGGTTCACAAAGTACATGGAGCTCCCGTAGAGGCTGGAGGAGCTGGCAGGGCCTGTGGCCAAGGCAGTGGCGGCAGTGGCCTCAGACTGGCTCAGGCGAGACTGGCTGGGCTGGGGGGTCCTTAAGGGGCTGCTGTCAGGGCGCTTCATGAAGAGAAAGGTGGGCAGCTGATGTAGAAAGCAGCGCTTGACCCAGGGTGCCATGGTGTGGGTGCTGGGTGAGCGGTGGTGCACATTGAGCACGCACACGCTGGTGACAATGGAGAAGGTGACCAGCACCATGGTGAACATGAGGTACTTGCCGATGAGCGGCACATCCAGGGAGGTAGGTGGCACGATCTTGGAAATAAGCAGCAGGAAGACAGTGAGCGCCAGCAGCACAGAGATGCACAGTGTCATCTTCTCGCCGCAGTCAGACGGCAGGTAGAAGACGAGGATGGCCAGCGAGGTGATCAGCACACAGGGGATGATGACGTTGATGGTGTAGAAGAGCGGCTTGCGCTTGATGATGAAGTCGTATGTCACATCCACATAGCTAGGGTCCTGTGGGTTCACCATCCTCCGTCCTGGGAGGGCCAATATGTCCCATTCACCGCTGGGAGTGAAGTCGTCCATACTGGCTGTGGGCGATTTAAGGACCATGTCAATCTCCGTGTGGTCGTAAGTCCAGGAGCGGAACTTGAGGCTGCAGTTCTGCTGGTCAAAGGGGAAGTGTTTCACTTCGATCTTGCAGGCGCTCTTGCAGATGGCTGGGGGCAGCCACATGACGCTGCCATTGGATTGGACCACCACGTTGGTGTAGAGAGATACCTCGTAGGTCCCATCAGCACTGCAGTGGGGCAGGGCCCAGAGGACAGCAGCATGAAATACACAGACAAGGGCAGGCTTGTTGCTAGAACTCACCAGAGAACCCGTAGGATAATTTCTCACTAGGCGCCCTCCTGCCCCAGGACCCTCGCTGGGAAGCCTGCTTTACTTGGTCACTGCAGGAAGGCGTCACCTGGATTAGCTCATTAAGGCTGCACAACAGTTCAGTGAGGCACATtttgttattatccccattttatgcaTGGGAAAACCAAGACTCAGAGCAGTTAAGTGACTTCTTCAAGGACAGAAAACTGGTAAGCAGAACAACTAAGATTTGAACTCATGTCTGTTGTCCCTAGAACACACACTCATAATTATTTTATGCTTCCACTGGTATAACTATGAACCGGGGAGAGTCCCTTTAGCTCCCTCTACTGAGCTAAGATATTTATACGTAGTAAGTCAGTCGAATGACCAACACCCAGCACTGACCAAGCAACAAGGGGTCAAAAAGACAGTATGGAGGACAGAAAGAGCACTTGGAGTCAGGGTGCTAGTCCTGGTCCCAGCGGTGTCTGAATGAGTCTCTGGGACTTCAATTCCTCCTCTGAGGGCACCAGCTCTGCTCATCTCTAATTCCTCTTTCAGCCTGATGGCCAGGAAGTCGGGGTGAAGCCCAGATGGGGCTCAGGGCTGGACTCAGGACTGGAGGACCCCAGAGCTGGGGCCTGGTGTCCAGGCCCAGCCCTCACCACCTCTGCCAACCCCGCCACTCACTTGTTGTAAAGCACGATGTCAGGCAGCCAGATGCGCTTTGCAGGGATCCTCAGGATCTTCACACCCTCGTAGCGGGAGCTGTTCCAGGCCAGGCGGTAGTCAGTCCATTCCTAAGCAGACAAGCAAGGCCCTGTCACCTGTAGGTCCATGGCCCTGGAGGAAAGGCTTCCTGGGCTGGGGACCCTCAGGGCACTTACCTGTTTCAGCCAGATGTTGGTGGTCATTATCTGTTCCCGCTCATTCTGGGGAGGAAGAAAGGCTATCAGTTCATGGGGTGGGAGGAGTCCTCTTGTATAGACCTGCTTTATCATGCCCAAGTCTCTGAGCTCCAGGGCCAAGCGGCCCCTTGTCCATCCAGCCCGTCTTGGTGGCTCAAAGGTATTTCACACCAGGTGAGTCTGAGACAGAGCTTCTGCTCTTCACCCAAACCCGGCCCTCCGCGGCATTGCCTTCTCAGTGAATTGCACCCCAGACATGTACCATAGTATCTTCTTCTCTATTTCCCACCCCTTTTCTATCATTTGTCAGGATGTTTTCTGTTGACCTCTCTTCCAATTCCTTAATCTTCTCTTTTGCTATGAGTCTGCTATGAAATCCATCCTGTGATGGGCTTGAAATTCTCCATCACTATCATTTTCTGGAACATATTAGTGGCTATTTTCtctttagattatttattttatttattatttattttttaatagtgataaaattcacataacataaaatgtaccaCCTTAATggtagttttttaaaagttagtaactaaataatctgtatgtctttttccattgtctctttttttccctcctcttggTCTTTCCttattttgtcttgtctgattgggTGCCTAGCAAATTTTTATCTGACTTTATAGTCAGGGATCGTTTACCAATAGGGATGTGTTCTGAGGAATGTGTCAGTAGGAAATTATACCTGATGGTATAGCCTACCACACACCTGGGCTGTGTAGACTATTGCTCTTGGACTACAAACCTACAGAGCACGTTACTATACTGATGTTATACCCGATGTTACACGATGATTATAGACCCGCAACATCCGGGTATTTAACACTTTCTCATACTGGCAAGAAAATTTTGGGAGACCAGCACTGGTCTGTGGCCTGGCAGTTAAAAAACATGCCATAGACCATCAGGGTCACCTCCTGGAACCTGGTCCCGCAAGTCCTGGCTGAGCTCTCCAAgacctttaaataaattatttttcagagatGGGGGCACAGCTTTTCTAATTGTCACGGAAAGGTGAATCTGCACCAAGCTACTCTG includes these proteins:
- the CHRNB4 gene encoding neuronal acetylcholine receptor subunit beta-4 isoform X1; the protein is MRSTHPLVLLSLAALCGCGDCRMANAEEKLMDDLLNKTHYNNLIRPATSSSQLISIRLELSLTQLISVNEREQIMTTNIWLKQEWTDYRLAWNSSRYEGVKILRIPAKRIWLPDIVLYNNADGTYEVSLYTNVVVQSNGSVMWLPPAICKSACKIEVKHFPFDQQNCSLKFRSWTYDHTEIDMVLKSPTASMDDFTPSGEWDILALPGRRMVNPQDPSYVDVTYDFIIKRKPLFYTINVIIPCVLITSLAILVFYLPSDCGEKMTLCISVLLALTVFLLLISKIVPPTSLDVPLIGKYLMFTMVLVTFSIVTSVCVLNVHHRSPSTHTMAPWVKRCFLHQLPTFLFMKRPDSSPLRTPQPSQSRLSQSEATAATALATGPASSSSLYGSSMYFVNPASAAPKSPASSNLVGIPRDFRLRSSGRFQQDVQEALEGVSFIAQHMKSDDEDQSVEKLWSPVALPELAPILSSLSPKGLTIPLAFTGLLLFLSQLIESLFREEPRQDPQLLKLPVFTDLLLHIRSLPGPDMHYC
- the CHRNB4 gene encoding neuronal acetylcholine receptor subunit beta-4 isoform X2; its protein translation is MRSTHPLVLLSLAALCGCGDCRMANAEEKLMDDLLNKTHYNNLIRPATSSSQLISIRLELSLTQLISVNEREQIMTTNIWLKQEWTDYRLAWNSSRYEGVKILRIPAKRIWLPDIVLYNNADGTYEVSLYTNVVVQSNGSVMWLPPAICKSACKIEVKHFPFDQQNCSLKFRSWTYDHTEIDMVLKSPTASMDDFTPSGEWDILALPGRRMVNPQDPSYVDVTYDFIIKRKPLFYTINVIIPCVLITSLAILVFYLPSDCGEKMTLCISVLLALTVFLLLISKIVPPTSLDVPLIGKYLMFTMVLVTFSIVTSVCVLNVHHRSPSTHTMAPWVKRCFLHQLPTFLFMKRPDSSPLRTPQPSQSRLSQSEATAATALATGPASSSSLYGSSMYFVNPASAAPKSPASSNLVGIPRDFRLRSSGRFQQDVQEALEGVSFIAQHMKSDDEDQSVVEDWKYVAMVVDRLFLWVFVVVCVLGTVGLFLPPLFQTHAPSGGP